The proteins below are encoded in one region of Paenibacillus sp. YYML68:
- the addA gene encoding helicase-exonuclease AddAB subunit AddA: MKEQAATMAIPKPEVSTWTDDQWKAIASRGSSMLVAAAAGSGKTAVLVERIIRRISDPAHPLDVDRLLVATFTKAAAAEMRHRISEALEKALVLDPESEHLSRQLALIPRAFITTLHSFCMEVIQKHYQSIGLDPAFRIANETESALLRQELLEELLEERYGSTQEGDLFWRLADSFSGDKSDDGLFRLVQRLYDDSRSHPWPDHWLNECVSRFELPLDEETDPGLATLRAAVRLELKGTLGLLREALRLAEEPGGPAPYIANLVDDLQLVSSIMELTQTGAWEQLHEAMQGASFGKLKACKGDDYDKQLQEQVKKLRTEAKDKLAAMREEWFGRSLEQYSQELETMAPLMRTLVELVAEFGGRYQAAKQDKGLVDFADLEHYCLRILSAPESTPDCPVPSQAALEYREQFAEVLLDEYQDTNRVQEAIVAFISHEQPGNRFLVGDVKQSIYRFRLAEPGLFQEKYKSYQLDGTGPGLRIDLSRNFRSRAEVVDATNYIFRQVMNESVGEIDYDERAELVCGAVYPEVADSSQLDAELILIDRTAEGEGLGAAANSAADSEGDDGAEGDTADMSEARELEAAQLEGRLLAQRIRTMLGEGGGPVFQVYDKSLKAMRDMTYRDVVVLLRATQQWAPVLIEELAQQGIPAYAELNTGYFGATEVQLVLSLLRIIDNPYQDIPLAGVLRSPIVGLDEEELALLRIYSKRGSFFDAVRAYIRPNSEAASADVEGDVPHSDGRSAELQHKLKLFYEQLKGWRQQSLQGPLADLIWDLYRQTGYFDFVGGLAGGEQRQANLRALYDRAKQYEATSLRGLFRFLRFVERMQKSGGDLGTARALGEQENVVRIMTIHKSKGLEFPVVFVAGCGKLFNKRELTDPFLVHRELGFGPKLTETDARVSYPTLPWLAIKQRIRMESIAEEMRVLYVALTRAKEKLILTASVRGLEKLVASWARYASLEDAVLPDDTLAEARCYLDWIGPALIRHPDAGLLRDAAAIPDESPSIMANEQSRWQVHVFSPDRFASIAEAAVSREAMEADPRWLSLQQLESVEGANEWDEQTNRRLSWQYAYPDASKLFSKTSVTELKRLSEHERLLSLLETNSGSSELVDVDAVAKYPLLHLGSPDSLEHSSGDEANGVNRTGEGTSYRPLIVRRPRFLEQQQLNAAERGSVFHLVMQHVPLGDEPSVSELEETLADMVQRELLTEQQRALVDVQVILAFYRSELGQRLLASGRVYREVPFSFGLPAAELYAGQDAGLTGETVMLQGVIDCLFEEESGLVLLDYKTDRLKGSSPARVAEKYRLQLGLYARALEQIWKKPVIGTYIFLFDGAHVVRL; the protein is encoded by the coding sequence ATGAAGGAGCAGGCGGCAACAATGGCTATACCGAAGCCTGAGGTCAGTACCTGGACCGATGATCAATGGAAGGCAATCGCCAGCCGTGGATCCAGCATGCTCGTCGCAGCTGCAGCGGGCTCGGGGAAGACGGCAGTGCTGGTCGAGCGCATCATTCGCCGTATCTCGGACCCGGCTCATCCGCTTGATGTGGATCGGCTGCTAGTCGCTACGTTCACGAAGGCAGCGGCGGCTGAGATGAGACACCGTATTAGCGAGGCGCTGGAGAAGGCGCTTGTGCTCGACCCGGAGTCGGAGCATCTAAGCAGACAGCTGGCACTCATCCCGAGAGCGTTTATTACGACGCTGCATTCCTTCTGTATGGAGGTCATTCAGAAGCATTATCAGAGCATTGGGCTCGACCCGGCCTTCCGTATTGCGAATGAAACAGAGAGCGCTCTGCTCCGTCAGGAGCTGCTCGAGGAGCTGCTGGAGGAGCGCTACGGCAGCACGCAGGAGGGAGACCTGTTCTGGCGGCTGGCTGATTCGTTCAGCGGCGACAAGAGCGATGATGGCTTGTTCCGGCTCGTACAGCGGCTGTATGACGATTCGCGAAGCCATCCTTGGCCTGACCATTGGCTGAACGAATGCGTGAGCCGCTTCGAGCTACCTCTAGACGAGGAGACTGATCCGGGCTTGGCTACGCTGCGTGCAGCCGTCAGACTTGAGCTGAAGGGGACGCTCGGACTGCTGCGCGAGGCGCTTCGGCTTGCCGAGGAGCCCGGTGGCCCCGCTCCGTATATCGCTAATCTCGTTGACGATCTGCAGCTGGTCAGCTCCATCATGGAGCTGACGCAGACCGGAGCATGGGAGCAGCTGCACGAGGCGATGCAAGGCGCCTCCTTCGGCAAGCTGAAGGCATGTAAGGGCGACGATTACGACAAGCAGCTGCAGGAGCAGGTGAAGAAGCTGCGCACCGAAGCGAAGGATAAGCTGGCAGCGATGCGTGAGGAATGGTTCGGCCGCAGCCTTGAGCAATATAGTCAGGAGCTCGAGACGATGGCGCCTTTAATGCGAACACTTGTAGAGCTCGTAGCCGAGTTTGGGGGCAGGTACCAAGCAGCGAAGCAGGACAAGGGACTGGTTGACTTTGCGGATCTTGAGCATTATTGCTTGCGCATTCTGAGCGCGCCGGAATCGACGCCTGACTGTCCAGTGCCGTCGCAGGCGGCGCTCGAGTACCGCGAGCAGTTCGCCGAGGTGCTGCTCGATGAGTATCAGGATACGAATCGGGTGCAGGAGGCGATCGTGGCCTTTATTTCGCACGAGCAGCCGGGTAATCGCTTCTTAGTGGGGGACGTCAAGCAGTCCATTTATCGATTTCGACTTGCGGAGCCCGGCTTGTTCCAGGAGAAATATAAGAGCTATCAGCTGGACGGCACGGGACCGGGGCTGCGCATTGATCTGTCGCGCAACTTCCGCAGCCGTGCTGAGGTGGTCGATGCGACGAATTACATTTTCCGTCAGGTGATGAATGAAAGCGTTGGTGAGATCGACTACGACGAACGGGCGGAGCTCGTATGTGGAGCGGTGTATCCGGAGGTGGCAGACAGCAGTCAATTGGATGCCGAGCTTATTCTCATTGACCGGACAGCTGAAGGGGAAGGCTTGGGAGCGGCTGCGAATTCGGCTGCTGACAGTGAGGGCGATGACGGCGCTGAGGGCGATACGGCCGACATGAGCGAGGCGCGGGAGCTGGAGGCTGCCCAGCTGGAAGGGCGATTGCTTGCACAGCGCATACGGACGATGCTTGGCGAGGGCGGAGGCCCTGTCTTCCAGGTGTATGATAAATCGTTGAAGGCAATGCGGGATATGACGTACCGCGATGTCGTCGTGCTGCTGCGGGCGACCCAGCAGTGGGCTCCCGTCTTGATCGAGGAGCTTGCGCAGCAGGGCATACCCGCTTATGCCGAGCTGAATACAGGCTATTTCGGCGCAACGGAGGTTCAGCTCGTCCTATCACTGTTACGTATTATTGATAATCCGTATCAAGATATTCCACTCGCGGGGGTGCTTCGATCGCCGATCGTTGGCCTTGACGAAGAGGAGCTAGCTCTGCTGCGCATTTACAGTAAACGAGGCTCGTTCTTCGATGCGGTGCGAGCTTACATTCGTCCTAATTCTGAGGCTGCTTCGGCTGACGTAGAGGGGGATGTGCCTCATTCAGACGGCAGGTCTGCTGAGCTGCAGCATAAGCTGAAGCTCTTCTACGAGCAGCTGAAGGGATGGCGTCAGCAATCGCTGCAGGGACCGCTCGCCGACTTGATATGGGACTTGTATCGACAGACTGGATACTTCGACTTCGTTGGAGGCTTGGCTGGCGGCGAGCAGCGGCAGGCGAACCTTCGTGCGCTGTACGATCGGGCCAAGCAGTATGAAGCGACGAGTCTGCGCGGTCTGTTCCGCTTCCTGCGCTTCGTGGAGCGGATGCAGAAGAGCGGCGGCGATCTAGGGACAGCGCGTGCGCTTGGTGAGCAGGAGAATGTCGTTCGTATAATGACGATTCATAAGAGTAAGGGGCTGGAGTTTCCCGTCGTCTTCGTCGCCGGCTGCGGCAAGCTGTTCAACAAGCGCGAGCTGACGGATCCGTTCCTTGTTCACAGGGAGCTCGGCTTCGGTCCGAAGCTGACGGAGACGGATGCCAGAGTCAGCTACCCAACGCTGCCGTGGTTAGCGATCAAGCAGCGTATCCGGATGGAGTCGATTGCCGAGGAGATGCGGGTGCTCTATGTCGCGCTTACGCGGGCCAAGGAGAAGCTTATTCTGACTGCTAGTGTTCGAGGCTTAGAGAAGCTGGTCGCTTCCTGGGCGCGCTATGCGAGCCTTGAGGATGCGGTGCTGCCTGACGATACGCTTGCTGAGGCGCGCTGCTATCTGGATTGGATCGGTCCGGCCTTAATCCGCCATCCAGATGCGGGTCTACTGCGGGATGCAGCGGCTATACCGGATGAGTCCCCTTCGATCATGGCCAATGAACAGTCCCGCTGGCAGGTGCATGTGTTCAGTCCGGATCGATTCGCCTCCATCGCGGAGGCTGCGGTGAGCCGTGAGGCGATGGAAGCAGACCCGAGATGGCTATCGCTGCAGCAGCTGGAGTCTGTTGAAGGGGCGAACGAGTGGGATGAGCAGACGAATAGACGACTGTCGTGGCAGTATGCGTACCCGGATGCGTCCAAGCTGTTCTCCAAGACGTCGGTTACGGAGCTGAAGCGGCTGTCCGAGCACGAGAGGCTGCTGAGTCTACTGGAGACGAACTCGGGTTCGTCGGAACTGGTTGACGTTGATGCTGTGGCGAAATATCCGTTGCTGCATCTAGGCTCTCCAGACAGCTTAGAACACAGCTCAGGAGACGAGGCGAATGGTGTGAATCGCACTGGAGAAGGCACTTCGTATCGGCCTCTGATCGTGAGAAGGCCGAGATTTCTTGAGCAGCAGCAGCTGAATGCAGCTGAGCGGGGTTCGGTGTTCCACCTCGTTATGCAGCACGTTCCGCTTGGCGACGAGCCGTCGGTATCGGAGCTTGAAGAGACGTTAGCCGACATGGTGCAGCGGGAGCTGCTGACCGAACAGCAGCGTGCGCTCGTAGATGTGCAGGTCATCTTAGCCTTCTATCGAAGCGAGCTTGGTCAGCGACTGCTGGCATCAGGACGCGTCTACCGTGAGGTGCCGTTCAGCTTCGGCTTGCCCGCAGCTGAGCTGTATGCCGGGCAGGATGCAGGCTTAACTGGAGAAACGGTCATGCTGCAGGGTGTGATCGACTGTCTGTTTGAGGAGGAGAGCGGACTTGTGCTTCTGGATTACAAGACCGATCGATTGAAGGGCTCCTCACCTGCACGAGTGGCGGAGAAGTACAGGCTTCAGCTTGGACTGTATGCACGGGCATTGGAGCAAATATGGAAGAAGCCTGTGATCGGTACTTATATATTCTTGTTCGACGGCGCTCATGTGGTGCGATTGTAG
- the addB gene encoding helicase-exonuclease AddAB subunit AddB codes for MAFQFVLGRAGAGKTTWCLDEIKQRLIAAPQGAPLIWLVPEQATFQAEYALISVPELGGTLRAQVLSFRRLAWRVMQEVGGTARLPIDDTGKKLLLHRIIHRNRDRLQRMHGAAEQHGFLEQLNELLTEFKRYNVTPSHFAGMEGKLEAGLAGAFGSFAPKLDDLRLIYEQFEAELSRAYLDGEDYLTLLAQQIKASPYIQGAMCWVDGFHGFTPQEVDVLEQLALHAEQVTLTLCLNRPYAAREELPELELFHPTARTMQQVTKRLHAAGVQVDEPVVLASEPAARHHHNPMLAHLETHLWSRRRPAYRLKAEETETAAVKLTAAVNRRAEVEGMARDIIRLVREDGLRWRDIAVSVRSIEVYGDLIAGTFADYGIPLFFDQKRSVLHHPLVEFIRSALEVARLHWRYDAVFRCVKTGFFQPRAGSSQLEAPVGRYAFDQLENYVLAFGIQGSRWRMGADWTYTYDASLESDGAGSEANARWLEQINRYRRLVTGPLGELQDRLRERKRVRDRVEAVYDLLVALQIPEQLESWGQAALRSGKPEKAREHSQVWDRVIDMFDQLVELLGDEELPLDQFSKLIDAGMESIKLGLVPPTLDQVLIGSMDRTRSAQVKHLFVLGANEGVMPSKIVESGVLTEAERMRLAEAGLQLAEDSRRRLLDEPFLIYHALSTPSEALWISYPLADEEGKSLLPSEVVRHVKRLFPDVQERLLLSEPSVDAAAAEQLEFVAEPGKAMSLLFVQLKQWVRGVPIHDMWWSVYNWFVSQPEYEPKLRRLLLSLQYTNSVTALTESTSRELYGDSIAASVSRMERFVSCPFSQFVSHGLRLKERRLYTLEAPDIGQLFHAALSQFAEQVAAEGLDWSRMSDAEYEARAASVVEALSPRLQGEILLSSERYRYIARKLTQVISKAAAMLGVHAKRSQFQPIALEVGFGDGQPIPPLEYELANGVRMQLRGRIDRVDKADTELGTLLRIIDYKSSSKALQLGDVYYGLSLQMLTYLEVVLTHAESWLGTTAKPAGVLYFHVHNPMLQVKNALTAEQLDKELKKRFKMKGLLSADADIVRLMDSGLIGAGGHSELLPAALKTDGSFYKTSSVASDEEWSTIRRHVKRTIQEIGGSMVGGRIAIEPYRTRTAAACQGCSFKEVCQFDTQLAGNAYRQLPPLSRTAALELMERDVSRTAELERPLRVESEQERSAQAEAAPASDKSAAGRSFGSRKRAAAKVAGGFMQEAAAAVEANVEPQENPNETEELTDEGAGGNNGYTEA; via the coding sequence ATGGCATTTCAATTCGTCCTCGGACGTGCGGGAGCGGGGAAAACGACTTGGTGTCTCGACGAAATCAAGCAGCGGCTCATCGCCGCGCCTCAAGGGGCGCCGCTCATATGGCTCGTGCCGGAGCAGGCGACGTTTCAGGCCGAATATGCACTGATCTCCGTGCCGGAGCTCGGGGGCACGCTGCGTGCGCAGGTGCTCAGCTTCCGACGGCTCGCCTGGCGTGTGATGCAGGAGGTTGGCGGTACGGCGAGACTTCCTATAGACGATACGGGCAAAAAGCTGCTGCTGCATCGCATCATTCACCGCAACCGCGACCGGCTGCAGCGAATGCACGGCGCGGCGGAGCAGCACGGCTTCCTCGAGCAGCTGAATGAGCTGCTGACGGAATTCAAGCGGTACAACGTCACGCCTTCGCACTTCGCTGGCATGGAAGGCAAGCTTGAAGCGGGTCTTGCTGGAGCATTCGGCTCGTTCGCGCCGAAGCTGGACGATCTACGACTGATCTATGAGCAATTCGAGGCGGAGCTCTCACGCGCCTATCTGGATGGAGAAGATTACTTGACCCTTCTTGCTCAGCAAATCAAGGCTTCCCCTTACATACAGGGGGCGATGTGCTGGGTAGACGGCTTCCACGGCTTCACGCCGCAGGAGGTGGATGTGCTGGAGCAGCTTGCGCTCCATGCGGAGCAGGTGACGCTCACGCTATGTCTGAACCGGCCTTACGCTGCTCGTGAGGAGCTGCCGGAGCTGGAGCTGTTCCATCCAACAGCTCGCACGATGCAGCAGGTGACGAAGCGACTACACGCTGCCGGGGTGCAGGTGGACGAGCCTGTTGTGCTTGCCTCAGAGCCTGCTGCAAGGCATCATCACAATCCGATGCTGGCGCATCTGGAGACGCACCTGTGGAGCCGCAGGAGGCCAGCCTATAGATTGAAGGCCGAGGAGACGGAGACTGCAGCTGTGAAGCTTACAGCGGCCGTTAATCGGCGCGCCGAGGTGGAGGGAATGGCTCGAGATATCATCCGTCTCGTGCGCGAGGATGGTCTTCGCTGGCGTGATATTGCCGTTTCGGTCCGAAGTATCGAGGTGTATGGCGATTTGATTGCGGGAACGTTTGCCGATTACGGAATCCCGTTGTTTTTTGACCAGAAAAGGTCCGTGCTGCATCATCCGCTTGTCGAGTTCATTCGGTCGGCGCTCGAGGTGGCTAGGCTCCACTGGAGGTATGACGCCGTATTCCGCTGTGTCAAGACAGGCTTCTTCCAGCCGCGAGCTGGCAGCAGTCAGCTGGAGGCGCCTGTCGGCCGATATGCGTTCGATCAGCTGGAAAATTATGTGCTCGCCTTCGGCATACAAGGCTCCAGGTGGCGTATGGGTGCAGATTGGACTTATACGTATGACGCATCGCTCGAGAGCGATGGTGCGGGCTCTGAAGCGAACGCCAGGTGGCTCGAGCAGATCAACCGGTATAGACGATTGGTCACAGGACCGCTCGGGGAGCTGCAGGACCGGCTTCGCGAGCGTAAACGGGTACGCGATCGGGTCGAGGCGGTCTATGATCTGCTCGTTGCTCTACAAATACCGGAGCAGCTGGAGAGCTGGGGACAAGCCGCTCTGCGGTCTGGCAAGCCGGAGAAGGCGAGGGAGCATTCGCAAGTATGGGACCGTGTGATCGATATGTTCGATCAGCTGGTCGAGCTGCTCGGGGATGAGGAGCTGCCGCTCGATCAATTCTCGAAGCTCATTGACGCGGGGATGGAGAGCATCAAGCTCGGCCTCGTGCCTCCGACGCTCGATCAGGTGCTGATCGGCAGTATGGATCGGACGAGGTCAGCGCAGGTGAAGCATCTATTCGTGCTGGGCGCTAATGAGGGAGTTATGCCCTCCAAGATTGTGGAGAGCGGCGTGCTGACGGAGGCCGAGCGGATGCGGCTTGCCGAAGCGGGGCTGCAGCTGGCTGAGGATAGCCGCCGAAGACTGCTGGACGAGCCGTTCCTGATCTATCATGCGCTTAGCACACCGAGCGAGGCGCTGTGGATCAGCTATCCGCTCGCCGATGAAGAGGGGAAGTCACTGCTGCCCTCCGAGGTTGTCCGCCATGTGAAGCGATTGTTCCCGGATGTGCAGGAGCGGCTGCTGCTTAGCGAGCCGAGTGTGGATGCGGCGGCAGCAGAGCAGCTAGAATTCGTAGCCGAGCCGGGCAAGGCGATGTCCCTGCTCTTCGTTCAGCTTAAGCAGTGGGTGCGCGGAGTGCCGATTCACGACATGTGGTGGTCAGTGTACAACTGGTTCGTCTCGCAGCCTGAGTATGAGCCTAAGCTGAGACGGCTGCTGCTCTCCCTGCAATATACGAATAGCGTGACAGCACTAACCGAATCGACGAGCCGTGAGCTGTATGGAGATTCCATAGCGGCGAGTGTGTCGCGGATGGAGCGGTTCGTCAGCTGTCCGTTCTCGCAGTTCGTCTCGCACGGGCTGCGCTTGAAGGAACGGCGGCTATATACACTCGAAGCACCAGACATTGGACAGCTGTTCCATGCCGCGCTCAGTCAGTTCGCGGAGCAAGTCGCCGCGGAGGGCTTGGATTGGTCGCGCATGTCAGATGCGGAGTACGAAGCGAGAGCCGCATCCGTCGTCGAGGCGCTCAGTCCGCGACTTCAAGGGGAAATATTGCTCAGCTCGGAGCGATACCGGTATATCGCCCGCAAGCTGACGCAGGTGATCAGCAAAGCTGCGGCGATGCTCGGCGTCCATGCGAAGCGAAGTCAATTCCAGCCGATTGCGCTGGAGGTCGGCTTCGGGGACGGTCAGCCGATACCACCACTCGAATATGAGCTGGCTAACGGTGTGCGGATGCAGCTTCGGGGACGAATTGACCGAGTGGACAAGGCGGATACCGAGCTTGGCACGCTGCTGCGAATCATTGATTATAAGTCGAGCTCGAAGGCGCTCCAGCTTGGCGATGTGTACTACGGGCTGTCTCTGCAGATGCTGACCTATCTCGAGGTGGTGCTGACGCATGCCGAGTCGTGGCTCGGAACGACGGCGAAGCCGGCGGGGGTGCTGTACTTCCATGTTCATAATCCAATGCTGCAGGTGAAAAATGCGCTGACAGCCGAGCAGCTCGACAAGGAGCTGAAGAAGCGCTTCAAGATGAAGGGATTGTTGTCGGCCGATGCGGACATCGTCCGCTTGATGGACAGCGGCCTGATCGGCGCGGGTGGACATTCGGAGCTGCTTCCCGCCGCTCTGAAGACGGACGGCAGCTTCTATAAGACGTCCTCGGTCGCCTCCGATGAGGAATGGAGCACGATCCGCCGTCATGTGAAGCGGACGATTCAGGAGATCGGAGGCTCCATGGTTGGCGGCCGTATTGCGATCGAGCCATATCGGACGCGGACAGCTGCTGCTTGTCAGGGTTGCTCGTTCAAGGAGGTATGCCAATTCGATACGCAGCTGGCAGGGAATGCGTATCGACAGCTCCCGCCGCTAAGCCGTACAGCAGCGCTAGAGCTCATGGAGCGTGATGTTAGCCGAACAGCCGAGCTTGAGCGGCCGTTGCGTGTAGAGTCGGAGCAGGAGCGTTCAGCGCAAGCAGAGGCTGCTCCAGCTTCGGACAAGTCAGCGGCGGGCCGAAGCTTCGGGAGTCGCAAGCGGGCTGCTGCGAAGGTAGCTGGAGGCTTCATGCAGGAGGCTGCAGCAGCTGTCGAGGCTAATGTGGAGCCTCAAGAGAATCCGAACGAAACGGAGGAGTTGACCGATGAAGGAGCAGGCGGCAACAATGGCTATACCGAAGCCTGA